The following proteins are encoded in a genomic region of Hoeflea phototrophica DFL-43:
- the fdhD gene encoding formate dehydrogenase accessory sulfurtransferase FdhD, whose protein sequence is MTAKERSIARTERIAVRAGVATPGLRALPEEVPVALSFGGTTQAVMMATPQDLEDFGVGFALSEAIVRSADDIASLEIVEADQGFDVQMQLAGDLQFAYSARRRKMAGPVGCGLCGIESIEEALRQLPDRDAVDIRFSHDDIRDAVRSLSMHQDLRAQTGAVHAAGFYRPGSGVACVREDVGRHNALDKLIGALAREGSSPADGAFVITSRVSVDMVQKAVIAGAGLLIAVSAPTALAVRTAEAAGLTLVGIARSVDFEIFTRPDRIVQGAQSDVA, encoded by the coding sequence ATGACCGCCAAGGAGCGCAGCATCGCCAGAACCGAGCGGATCGCTGTCAGGGCAGGGGTCGCCACGCCAGGTCTTCGCGCTTTGCCCGAAGAAGTTCCGGTGGCGCTGTCCTTTGGCGGCACCACCCAGGCGGTGATGATGGCAACACCTCAGGACCTTGAGGATTTCGGCGTGGGTTTTGCCCTATCGGAAGCCATCGTCCGCTCGGCAGACGACATTGCGTCCCTCGAGATTGTCGAAGCCGACCAGGGATTTGACGTGCAGATGCAGCTTGCCGGCGACCTCCAGTTTGCATACTCCGCCCGCCGCCGAAAGATGGCGGGGCCGGTGGGCTGCGGGCTGTGCGGCATCGAATCCATCGAGGAGGCCCTGCGCCAGCTCCCGGACCGCGACGCGGTGGACATCCGTTTCAGTCACGATGATATCCGGGATGCGGTCCGCTCGCTGTCGATGCATCAGGACCTGCGCGCGCAAACCGGCGCGGTGCACGCCGCCGGCTTCTACCGCCCCGGTTCGGGCGTCGCCTGCGTGCGCGAGGATGTCGGCCGCCACAATGCGCTCGACAAGCTGATCGGCGCATTGGCGCGTGAGGGATCAAGCCCGGCAGACGGCGCATTTGTGATCACCAGCCGGGTGTCGGTGGACATGGTGCAGAAGGCCGTAATTGCCGGCGCGGGACTGCTGATCGCCGTCTCGGCACCCACAGCCCTTGCTGTGCGCACGGCGGAAGCTGCAGGGCTCACGCTTGTCGGCATCGCCCGCAGCGTGGATTTCGAAATCTTCACCCGGCCCGACCGGATCGTTCAAGGAGCCCAGAGCGATGTCGCCTGA
- a CDS encoding formate dehydrogenase subunit delta, giving the protein MSPDKLRYQANQIATFFASQPESEQIEGVADHINKFWDPRMRAQLFEISDESTEGFAPMVVAALGKIRRPEKASAAK; this is encoded by the coding sequence ATGTCGCCTGACAAACTGCGCTACCAGGCCAACCAGATCGCCACCTTCTTCGCCTCCCAGCCGGAGAGCGAGCAGATCGAGGGTGTCGCCGACCACATCAACAAGTTCTGGGACCCGCGCATGCGCGCGCAACTGTTCGAGATCAGCGATGAGAGTACCGAAGGTTTTGCGCCGATGGTAGTGGCGGCGCTGGGGAAGATCCGGCGGCCGGAGAAGGCCAGCGCTGCGAAGTGA